A single Phragmites australis chromosome 4, lpPhrAust1.1, whole genome shotgun sequence DNA region contains:
- the LOC133914735 gene encoding proline-rich receptor-like protein kinase PERK2, which produces MPPHPVVGRPALPLTSQPHRPAAPLRPIIVPPHLPTALSPTSPHCRCAASSPASPPCLPTASTPTSPSCRPAALLRPATPLHLAAVPPASSPRRRPPRLTTSRARRVTESIVPQQFPGRPGPARW; this is translated from the coding sequence ATGCCGCCCCACCCCGTCGTAGGCCGCCCCGCCCTACCCCTGACCTCCCAGCCCCACCGCCCGGCCGCCCCGCTCCGCCCCATCATCGTGCCGCCCCACCTCCCGACCGCCCTATCACCAACCTCTCCACACTGCCGTTGTGCCGCCTCGTCCCCGGCCTCCCCACCCTGCCTCCCGACCGCCTCGACCCCGACCTCCCCGTCCTGCCGCCCAGCCGCTCTGCTCCGCCCGGCTACCCCTCTCCACCTTGCCGCCGTGCCCCCGGCCTCCTcgccccgccgccggccgccccGCCTCACCACCAGCCGTGCCCGTCGGGTCACCGAGTCGATCGTGCCGCAACAGTTCCCGGGCCGACCCGGCCCGGCACGATGGTAG